The Antedon mediterranea chromosome 11, ecAntMedi1.1, whole genome shotgun sequence genome window below encodes:
- the LOC140061954 gene encoding probable UDP-sugar transporter protein SLC35A4, which produces MHPPKRDDVEHKTKWMLFLLVPTGVLIYGSHSVLLNLSKVGGIVPFNSTSCVVMIETFKLIISLLVFWKGFTRDGGKANNMPSFQQSLLFSVPALLYCLNNNFVVHIQLYMDPASFQVLSNLKTVSTALLYWLIIRRRMTSQQWLAVFLLLLAGVANSYGGLHSKEDTSNMQIQVDSRGLALMSIYCCISGLAGVYTEYILKKHQEVSLSLQNVLLYTYGVAFNLVGFLWTSGFQPSSFFQGFSVWTVIIIVTQAFNGLIMSAIFKHGSNIIRLFIIASAMGVTTILSMLLFSLQLNLYFYCAFGLVIISLVLYHKR; this is translated from the exons ATGCACCCACCAAAACGAGATGACGTGGAACACAAAACAAAATGGATGTTGTTTCTTCTGGTGCCTACCGG AGTGCTGATATACGGATCGCATTCGGTGCTGTTAAACTTGAGTAAAGTTGGTGGAATTGTGCCATTTAACTCTACTTCTTGTGTTGTAATGATTGAAACATTTAAG TTAATAATTTCGTTGCTAGTGTTCTGGAAGGGGTTCACACGTGATGGGGGAAAAGCCAATAACATGCCGTCATTCCAACAGTCTTTGTTATTCTCAGTGCCAGCTCTTCTTTACTGTCTAAATAATAATTTCGTAGTTCACATACAGTTGTATATGGATCCTGCAAGTTTTCAA GTGCTTAGTAATCTAAAGACAGTTAGCACTGCTTTACTTTACTGGCTTATCATCAGACGACGAATGACGTCACAACAGTGGCTTGCTGTTTTTCTACTTCTTCTAGCTGGTGTTGCTAACAG CTATGGAGGTCTACATTCAAAAGAGGACACGTCAAATATGCAAATTCAAGTGGATAGTCGTGGTTTAGCGTTGATGTCAATCTACTGTTGTATATCTGGTCTAGCTGGAGTCTACACTGAATATATCTTGAAGAAACACCAGGAG GTATCATTGAGCCTGCAAAATGTGCTTTTGTATACGTACGGAGTGGCGTTTAATTTGGTTGGGTTCTTGTGGACGTCAGGCTTTCAACCATCTTCGTTCTTTCAAGGATTTTCAGTGTGGACAGTAATTATCATTGTTACTCAG GCTTTTAACGGACTAATCATGTCAGCCATCTTTAAACATGGTAGTAACATCATACGACTGTTCATAATAGCGTCTGCAATGGGGGTAACCACAATCCTGTCGATGCTGCTATTTTCACTTCAGCTCAACCTTTATTTCTATTGTGCTTTTGGCCTTGTCATTATTTCTCTTGTTTTATATCACAAGAGGTaa
- the LOC140062595 gene encoding long-chain fatty acid transport protein 6-like, which produces MADPIAIGVVAGIITIAASATIYLRLRFPTIGSDLKFIKLIAGVMLENKKFGKKSYTIIDLFMDSVDKHPNKTLLLDENGSVTYEEVDHLSSKFAHYVREEGTLKLKDVAAVLMYNSPVFCWTCLGLGKLGITGALLNFNLRSDALLHCIKVSKARVIICENDPAFIDALTEIDSGLKDLGVSIWVIGKETADHPKTPLMKNITWDLQSQPIHRPSRHLRDGLKLDDIAVYIYTSGTTGLPKPARISWSKLHKGSYIMTIYDKGPDNVVYTPLPMYHSAGYIISFMCVIRIGMTLAMRKKFSVRYFWDDVRKFKATIIQYIGETCRYLLDAPQNPNDGVYDHTVSLAIGNGLRECIWNEFQTRFNIERIGEFYGATEGNLLTFNLDGKVGSCGQVSEFMRMVAGTLEIVECDFETSEPIRNSKGMCTLLAPGQAGLVINQITPKTPVDGYVASKEVNEKKMIRNVKKQGDVYFNFGDLLFMDKEGYLYFKDRIGDTFRWKGENVATTEVDNVLTDFDGVNIANTYGVEVGENEGRAGMSCVVLKFDFNEDVWKQLYSHVTDKLPIYACPKFLRYVKEMPVTGTFKHCKVQLLKEGFNPENVKDPLYYFDQKAKSYKLLDSPAYESIMSGEIRL; this is translated from the exons ATGGCGGATCCCATTGCAATAGGCGTTGTTGCTGGCATTATAACTATTGCAGCGTCTGCTACTATATACCTACGACTACGTTTTCCCACCATAGGCTCTGATCTAAAGTTCATCAAACTGATCGCCGGCGTGATGCTGGAAAATAAAAAGTTCGGAAAAAAAAGTTACACAATCATAGACTTGTTTATGGACAGCGTAGACAAGCACCCAAATAAAACGTTACTTTTAGATGAAAACGGGTCTGTAACTTACGAAGAAGTAGACCATCTTTCAAGTAAATTCGCGCATTATGTTCGTGAGGAGGGGACACTGAAATTGAAAGACGTGGCCGCTGTGTTGATGTACAATAGCCCCGTGTTTTGTTGGACGTGTCTGGGGCTAGGCAAGCTAGGAATCACTGGTGCTCTACTTAATTTCAATCTTAGATCGGACGCCTTGCTGCATTGTATTAAAGTTAGCAAAGCAAGGGTTATTATCTGTGAAAACG atCCTGCTTTTATAGATGCACTAACCGAGATTGATTCTGGTCTAAAGGATCTTGGTGTAAGCATTTGGGTTATTGGTAAAGAGACAGCAGACCATCCTAAAACACCTTTGATGAAGAATATCACGTGGGATTTACAGTCACAACCAATCCATCGACCATCTAGACACTTACGAGATGGCTTGAAACTAGATGATATTGCTGTCTATATTTATACATCTGGGACTACAG GTCTACCCAAGCCAGCTCGAATATCATGGAGCAAGTTACATAAAGGATCTTATATTATGACAATCTATGACAAAGGGCCTGATAATGTTGTGTATACTCCATTACCAATGTATCACAGTGCTGGCTATATCATTAGTTTCATGTGCGTCATCAGGATTG GTATGACTCTAGCAATGAGAAAGAAATTTTCCGTGAGATATTTTTGGGATGACGTGAGGAAGTTCAAAGCTACGATTATTCAGTATATTGGAGAAACATGCCGCTATCTTCTCGATGCACCTCAG aatCCTAATGACGGTGTTTATGACCACACTGTTTCCCTTGCTATTGGTAATGGTCTACGGGAATGTATTTGGAACGAATTCCAAACTCGTTTTAACATCGAACGAATTGGAGAATTCTACGGAGCCACTGAAGGCAATCTGTTAACCTTTAACCTCGATGGCAAAGTCGGTTCATGTGGACAAGTTAGCGAGTTTATGAGG ATGGTAGCTGGTACACTGGAAATTGTTGAATGTGATTTCGAGACATCAGAACCCATCCGAAACAGCAAAGGAATGTGTACTTTACTTGCACCAG GTCAGGCTGGTCTTGTGATTAACCAGATCACACCTAAAACACCAGTTGATGGCTATGTCGCCTCAAAAGAAGTAAACGAGAAGAAAATGATACGAAATGTTAAGAAACAGGGCGATGTATACTTTAATTTTGGTGATCTCCTATTCATGGATAAAGAAGGCTACCTGTACTTCAAAGATCGCATCGGTGATACCTTTAG ATGGAAAGGCGAGAACGTAGCTACCACTGAAGTAGATAATGTCCTAACGGATTTTGATGGTGTTAACATCGCAAACACCTACGGCGTTGAAGTAGGAG AAAATGAAGGCAGAGCAGGTATGAGCTGTGTAGTCCTAAAGTTTGATTTCAATGAGGACGTGTGGAAGCAGTTATATAGTCACGTGACGGACAAACTTCCAATCTACGCATGTCCGAAGTTCTTACGATATGTTAAAGAGATGCCGGTCACGGGAACCTTTAAACACTGTAAAGTTCAACTTCTTAAAGAGGGTTTCAATCCGGAAAACGTGAAGGATCCGCTCTACTATTTTGACCAAAAAGCTAAATCATACAAGTTATTAGACTCTCCGGCCTATGAATCGATAATGAGCGGAGAAATACGTTTGTAA
- the LOC140062110 gene encoding cartilage oligomeric matrix protein-like isoform X1: protein MYLRILMLSTFLVFTTAADSDKPLQVMDLFKVFGIGESLIAGISPVEDPPDFQLGNAYYFGGDAVMTLLKADRLELKKLGQALRHRDDVFLMVNVRLVPLSQSVLLGIYSKTNMPLVYLEIVLNSGTGSDKLTINYNSQLGETRKIIFDDLHLVDGEWHKMIIQFTKLQTRRENEIILYLDCGKVGHMPTDGRIGKILTLDRINTMEFRLAQSGPNSLSMPFEGAMQFPRFQFGGTIADAKNTINCYQAQGLRSQDEASSFGMTEMQTMMQSMAYAVQGMKASMDEQTLEMERMKNTLNSCGICNDPRLREESRLPPETNCDMKPCHPGVACTMTPSGYACAPCPKGFDGNGTFCTDIDECAEAMPCSRVTKCINSSPGFRCTDCPRGYIGTGREGNGREEAHGTKQVCIDIDECSINNGDCADNSLCVNTEGGYFCGECIPGYQGNQSIGCTKKRLCTDGVTVSPCHTHAECFVYFTKLYCVCELGWAGNGRVCGPDIDMDGYPDIQLNCRDFVCNRDNCVELPNSGQEDQDKDGIGDVCDSDIDNDGVKNTQDNCIYDVNANQEANRDGDEFGNACDNCPLLRNPSQRDIDNDNVGDACDDDKDGDGILNQIDNCPIKYNPRQYDMDGDGYGDACDNCPYDANPDQVDYDIDGLGDTCDTNEDSDDDGVQDNIDNCPGVPNSAQIDTDGDGLGDACDEDDDDDGIRDVYDNCRLIPNTNQADENGNGVGDVCEYDLDNDGVEDFYDSCPERRDIYATDFRTFQTIILDPVGDAQYDPNWIVFDEGRQILQTINSDPGLAVTYTTFNGIDFEGTFYINTEVDDDYAGFVFGYQNSSRFYTVMWKHAQQTYWRATPFRAVAEPGIQLKVVNSVSGPGRMLRNALWHSGDTDEEVKLLWHQINYGWEHKTAYRWQLMHRPSIGLIRVRLYQGRNLIVDSGYITDLTLRGGRLGLFCFSQEQIIWARLKYTCNDAIPADYRG, encoded by the exons ATGTATCTGAGAATATTGATGTTGTCAACTTTCTTGGTATTTACGACGGCGGCAGACTCCGACAAGCCACTCCAAG TGATGGACCTATTTAAAGTGTTTGGTATCGGTGAAAGTTTAATAGCTGGAATAAGCCCTGTCGAAGACCCTCCGGACTTCCAACTAGGCAACGCATATTACTTTGGTGGTGATGCCGTCATGACGCTCCTAAAGGCCGATAGGCTGGAACTTAAGAAGCTAGGCCAGGCCTTGAGACATCGGGATGATGTGTTTCTGATGGTTAATGTACGTCTTGTACCTTTGTCGCAGAGTGTTCTTCTTGGAATCTACTCAAAGACTAATATGCCATTGGTTTACTTAGAGATTGTTTTAAACAGTGGAACAGGGTCTGATAAAt TAACTATTAACTACAACTCTCAACTTGGAGAAACACGTAAGATTATCTTTGATGACCTTCATCTGGTGGACGGCGAGTGGCACAAAATGATTATCCAGTTCACGAAGCTGCAGACTCGAcgtgaaaatgaaataattttgtatttagaTTGTGGAAAAGTTGGTCACATGCCGACAGATGGAAGAATAGGGAAAATTCTAACTTTAGATCGTATTAATACTATGGAATTCAGACTTGCGCAATCTGGACCCAATTCACTTTCTATGCCATTTGAG GGTGCAATGCAGTTCCCTCGATTTCAGTTTGGTGGAACTATTGCTGATGCCAAAAATACTATCAACTGTTACCAAGCGCAAGGATTACGTAGTCAAG ACGAAGCTTCTAGTTTTG GAATGACAGAAATGCAGACTATGATGCAATCAATGGCATATGCTGTACAGGGAATGAAAGCAAGTATGGACGAACAA ACTTTGGAAATGGAACGTatgaaaaacacattaaatAGTTGTGGTATTTGCAACGATCCCAGGCTACGAG AGGAATCTCGACTACCACCGGAGACGAATTGCGACATGAAACCATGTCATCCAGGCGTAGCATGTACGATGACCCCTAGTGGGTATGCATGTGCCCCATGTCCAAAGGGCTTTGATGGCAATGGTACATTCTGTACAGATATTGATGAG TGCGCAGAAGCAATGCCGTGTTCTAGGGTAACAAAATGTATCAACTCATCACCTGGTTTCCGTTGTACTGACTGTCCCCGCGGCTACATCGGTACCGGTAGAGAAGGTAACGGTAGGGAGGAGGCTCATGGGACTAAACAG GTGTGTATTGATATAGACGAGTGTTCTATCAACAATGGTGATTGCGCCGATAACTCACTTTGTGTTAACACTGAG gGCGGTTATTTCTGTGGAGAATGTATCCCTGGTTACCAAGGCAACCAATCAATCGGATGCACTAAAAAGCGCCTGTGCACAGATGGGGTGACAGTTAGTCCGTGTCACACACATGctgaatgttttgtttacttCACAAAGTTATACTGTGTG TGTGAATTGGGCTGGGCTGGTAACGGCCGCGTCTGTGGTCCTGATATCGATATGGATGGCTATCCAGATATTCAATTGAATTGCAGAGATTTTGTTTGCAATCGG GACAACTGTGTAGAGTTACCAAACAGTGGACAAGAGGATCAAGACAAAGACGGTATTGGTGACGTATGTGATAGTGATATCGACAATGATGGAGTAAAAAATACACAG GACAATTGCATCTATGACGTCAATGCCAATCAGGAAGCCAATAGGGATGGAGATGAGTTTGGTAACGCCTGTGACAACTGTCCACTCTTGAGAAATCCTTCGCAGAGAGACATCGATAACGATAATGTAGGGGACGCATGCGATGACGACAAAGATGGTGACG GTATTTTGAATCAAATCGAtaattgtccaatcaaataCAATCCTCGTCAGTATGATATGGATGGAGATGGATATGGCGATGCCTGTGATAACTGCCCATATGATGCTAATCCTGACCAA GTAGATTATGACATAGATGGATTGGGGGATACATGTGACACAAATGAAGATAG TGATGACGATGGAGTGCAAGATAATATCGACAATTGTCCAGGTGTACCAAACAGCGCGCAGATTGACACGGACGGTGATGGACTAGGTGATGCGTGTGACGaggatgatgacgatgatggtATCAGAGATGTGTATGATAACTGCAGACTTATTCCTAACACCAATCAGGCTGACGAGAACGGCAACGGGGTTGGTGACGTGTGTGAATACGATCTTGATAATGATGGTGTTGAGGACTTCTACGATTCGTGCCCGGAGCGGAGGGATATCTATGCGACTGATTTTCGAACTTTTCAGACGATCATTTTAGATCCAGTAGGTGATGCCCAATATGACCCAAACTGGATCGTCTTTGATGAG GGCCGTCAAATTTTGCAAACTATCAACAGCGATCCAGGCTTAGCTGTAACCTACACAACTTTCAATGGTATTGACTTCGAAGGAACTTTCTATATTAACACAGAGGTTGATGACGATTATGCAGGCTTTGTGTTCGGCTATCAAAACAGCAGCCGTTTCTATACCGTCATGTGGAAACATGCGCAACAAACGTACTGGCGAGCAACACCATTTAGGGCGGTAGCAGAACCAGGGATTCAACTCAAG GTAGTAAACTCGGTTTCGGGACCCGGTAGAATGCTCAGGAACGCTCTATGGCATTCGGGTGATACAGACGAGGAG gTTAAACTCTTGTGGCACCAAATAAATTACGGTTGGGAGCATAAAACAGCATACCGTTGGCAACTCATGCACAGGCCGTCAATTGGTCTCATCAg ggTGCGGTTGTACCAAGGAAGGAATCTGATAGTTGATTCAGGCTACATAACAGATCTAACATTAAGAGGAGGTCGGCTAGGCTTGTTCTGCTTCTCACAAGAACAAATCATTTGGGCTCGACTGAAATATACGTGTAATG ATGCCATACCAGCTGACTACCGAGGATAG
- the LOC140062110 gene encoding cartilage oligomeric matrix protein-like isoform X2: MYLRILMLSTFLVFTTAADSDKPLQVMDLFKVFGIGESLIAGISPVEDPPDFQLGNAYYFGGDAVMTLLKADRLELKKLGQALRHRDDVFLMVNVRLVPLSQSVLLGIYSKTNMPLVYLEIVLNSGTGSDKLTINYNSQLGETRKIIFDDLHLVDGEWHKMIIQFTKLQTRRENEIILYLDCGKVGHMPTDGRIGKILTLDRINTMEFRLAQSGPNSLSMPFEGAMQFPRFQFGGTIADAKNTINCYQAQGLRSQGMTEMQTMMQSMAYAVQGMKASMDEQTLEMERMKNTLNSCGICNDPRLREESRLPPETNCDMKPCHPGVACTMTPSGYACAPCPKGFDGNGTFCTDIDECAEAMPCSRVTKCINSSPGFRCTDCPRGYIGTGREGNGREEAHGTKQVCIDIDECSINNGDCADNSLCVNTEGGYFCGECIPGYQGNQSIGCTKKRLCTDGVTVSPCHTHAECFVYFTKLYCVCELGWAGNGRVCGPDIDMDGYPDIQLNCRDFVCNRDNCVELPNSGQEDQDKDGIGDVCDSDIDNDGVKNTQDNCIYDVNANQEANRDGDEFGNACDNCPLLRNPSQRDIDNDNVGDACDDDKDGDGILNQIDNCPIKYNPRQYDMDGDGYGDACDNCPYDANPDQVDYDIDGLGDTCDTNEDSDDDGVQDNIDNCPGVPNSAQIDTDGDGLGDACDEDDDDDGIRDVYDNCRLIPNTNQADENGNGVGDVCEYDLDNDGVEDFYDSCPERRDIYATDFRTFQTIILDPVGDAQYDPNWIVFDEGRQILQTINSDPGLAVTYTTFNGIDFEGTFYINTEVDDDYAGFVFGYQNSSRFYTVMWKHAQQTYWRATPFRAVAEPGIQLKVVNSVSGPGRMLRNALWHSGDTDEEVKLLWHQINYGWEHKTAYRWQLMHRPSIGLIRVRLYQGRNLIVDSGYITDLTLRGGRLGLFCFSQEQIIWARLKYTCNDAIPADYRG, encoded by the exons ATGTATCTGAGAATATTGATGTTGTCAACTTTCTTGGTATTTACGACGGCGGCAGACTCCGACAAGCCACTCCAAG TGATGGACCTATTTAAAGTGTTTGGTATCGGTGAAAGTTTAATAGCTGGAATAAGCCCTGTCGAAGACCCTCCGGACTTCCAACTAGGCAACGCATATTACTTTGGTGGTGATGCCGTCATGACGCTCCTAAAGGCCGATAGGCTGGAACTTAAGAAGCTAGGCCAGGCCTTGAGACATCGGGATGATGTGTTTCTGATGGTTAATGTACGTCTTGTACCTTTGTCGCAGAGTGTTCTTCTTGGAATCTACTCAAAGACTAATATGCCATTGGTTTACTTAGAGATTGTTTTAAACAGTGGAACAGGGTCTGATAAAt TAACTATTAACTACAACTCTCAACTTGGAGAAACACGTAAGATTATCTTTGATGACCTTCATCTGGTGGACGGCGAGTGGCACAAAATGATTATCCAGTTCACGAAGCTGCAGACTCGAcgtgaaaatgaaataattttgtatttagaTTGTGGAAAAGTTGGTCACATGCCGACAGATGGAAGAATAGGGAAAATTCTAACTTTAGATCGTATTAATACTATGGAATTCAGACTTGCGCAATCTGGACCCAATTCACTTTCTATGCCATTTGAG GGTGCAATGCAGTTCCCTCGATTTCAGTTTGGTGGAACTATTGCTGATGCCAAAAATACTATCAACTGTTACCAAGCGCAAGGATTACGTAGTCAAG GAATGACAGAAATGCAGACTATGATGCAATCAATGGCATATGCTGTACAGGGAATGAAAGCAAGTATGGACGAACAA ACTTTGGAAATGGAACGTatgaaaaacacattaaatAGTTGTGGTATTTGCAACGATCCCAGGCTACGAG AGGAATCTCGACTACCACCGGAGACGAATTGCGACATGAAACCATGTCATCCAGGCGTAGCATGTACGATGACCCCTAGTGGGTATGCATGTGCCCCATGTCCAAAGGGCTTTGATGGCAATGGTACATTCTGTACAGATATTGATGAG TGCGCAGAAGCAATGCCGTGTTCTAGGGTAACAAAATGTATCAACTCATCACCTGGTTTCCGTTGTACTGACTGTCCCCGCGGCTACATCGGTACCGGTAGAGAAGGTAACGGTAGGGAGGAGGCTCATGGGACTAAACAG GTGTGTATTGATATAGACGAGTGTTCTATCAACAATGGTGATTGCGCCGATAACTCACTTTGTGTTAACACTGAG gGCGGTTATTTCTGTGGAGAATGTATCCCTGGTTACCAAGGCAACCAATCAATCGGATGCACTAAAAAGCGCCTGTGCACAGATGGGGTGACAGTTAGTCCGTGTCACACACATGctgaatgttttgtttacttCACAAAGTTATACTGTGTG TGTGAATTGGGCTGGGCTGGTAACGGCCGCGTCTGTGGTCCTGATATCGATATGGATGGCTATCCAGATATTCAATTGAATTGCAGAGATTTTGTTTGCAATCGG GACAACTGTGTAGAGTTACCAAACAGTGGACAAGAGGATCAAGACAAAGACGGTATTGGTGACGTATGTGATAGTGATATCGACAATGATGGAGTAAAAAATACACAG GACAATTGCATCTATGACGTCAATGCCAATCAGGAAGCCAATAGGGATGGAGATGAGTTTGGTAACGCCTGTGACAACTGTCCACTCTTGAGAAATCCTTCGCAGAGAGACATCGATAACGATAATGTAGGGGACGCATGCGATGACGACAAAGATGGTGACG GTATTTTGAATCAAATCGAtaattgtccaatcaaataCAATCCTCGTCAGTATGATATGGATGGAGATGGATATGGCGATGCCTGTGATAACTGCCCATATGATGCTAATCCTGACCAA GTAGATTATGACATAGATGGATTGGGGGATACATGTGACACAAATGAAGATAG TGATGACGATGGAGTGCAAGATAATATCGACAATTGTCCAGGTGTACCAAACAGCGCGCAGATTGACACGGACGGTGATGGACTAGGTGATGCGTGTGACGaggatgatgacgatgatggtATCAGAGATGTGTATGATAACTGCAGACTTATTCCTAACACCAATCAGGCTGACGAGAACGGCAACGGGGTTGGTGACGTGTGTGAATACGATCTTGATAATGATGGTGTTGAGGACTTCTACGATTCGTGCCCGGAGCGGAGGGATATCTATGCGACTGATTTTCGAACTTTTCAGACGATCATTTTAGATCCAGTAGGTGATGCCCAATATGACCCAAACTGGATCGTCTTTGATGAG GGCCGTCAAATTTTGCAAACTATCAACAGCGATCCAGGCTTAGCTGTAACCTACACAACTTTCAATGGTATTGACTTCGAAGGAACTTTCTATATTAACACAGAGGTTGATGACGATTATGCAGGCTTTGTGTTCGGCTATCAAAACAGCAGCCGTTTCTATACCGTCATGTGGAAACATGCGCAACAAACGTACTGGCGAGCAACACCATTTAGGGCGGTAGCAGAACCAGGGATTCAACTCAAG GTAGTAAACTCGGTTTCGGGACCCGGTAGAATGCTCAGGAACGCTCTATGGCATTCGGGTGATACAGACGAGGAG gTTAAACTCTTGTGGCACCAAATAAATTACGGTTGGGAGCATAAAACAGCATACCGTTGGCAACTCATGCACAGGCCGTCAATTGGTCTCATCAg ggTGCGGTTGTACCAAGGAAGGAATCTGATAGTTGATTCAGGCTACATAACAGATCTAACATTAAGAGGAGGTCGGCTAGGCTTGTTCTGCTTCTCACAAGAACAAATCATTTGGGCTCGACTGAAATATACGTGTAATG ATGCCATACCAGCTGACTACCGAGGATAG